CTTCGCCCATTTTCTCAGAAAGGCAAGATTGTCTTTGGGAAAAGTTTCTCCTTCTTTCGTAATGACAGGCAGTTTCGCTCTTTTGATCTTATTAGGTACGGCAGCGCTTTGTCTGCCTAGGGCGGAGGCTAGGCCTATTCATTTGGTGGATCTTTTCTTCACTGCTGTGAGTGCGGTTTGTGTGACTGGCTTAAGCACGATCGACGTAGCGAAGGATCTGACTGGAACTGGCCAGGTCATTCTATTGGTTTTAGTGCAGCTCGGCGGTCTGGGACTGATGACATTGACTGTCTTCTTCGCATTGGTGTTAGAAGGGCAGGTGTCGGTAACGGAGAAGTTGATCGTTAAGGATCTGTTTTCTCAAGAGACAATAGGAAGGGCAGGTTCTATTTTAAAACAAGTCGCTTATCAGACATTTGCGATTGAGGGAATAGGATCCATTCTTCTGTATCTTAGTATTCCGAAGGAAGCTGGAATTCCCGAAAAAGATCTCTTTTTCTATAGTGTATTCCATTCTATAACAGCTTTTTGTAATGCAGGATTTGCCTTATTTCCGAAAGGATTGGCTGAGCCTTATTTCAGAGAATCATATCTATTCCTTTCGGGGATCATGATACTTATTGTATTCGGAGGTTTGGGCTTTCCCACCGTAAATCAAATCCTCAGAAAATCCAGGTTTTGGGAAAAGTCCCGATATAGATTCTCTCTAGGTTCTAAGTTGATCCTGATTACTACTGTATTTTTGATCGTATTCGGTTGGATTTCTTATTGGGTCTTAGAAAGGAAATTCAGTTTAAACGGACTTTCTTGGTTGGATGCGTCCTTTCATTCTCTCTTCTATTCCATTACCACCAGAACTGCAGGATTCAATACCTTGGACATGCAATCTATGGGAGTTCCGATGGTATTCGTTAGTCTTTTTCTAATGTGGGTGGGAGCCTCTCCGAATTCTACCGGAGGAGGGATCAAGACTTCCACTTTGGCCTTATCCGCGTTGCAGTTCTATCAGTTCTTTACTGGAAAAGAAAGAGTAGATGTATTCGGGAGAACGGTTGCGGATAGTTCACTCTCTAGAGCTTCTGTTGCGATAATACTTTCGCTTTTTATAATATTTTTCGGCATACTTTTCTTGGTCTGTTTTGAGAAGCCTTTGTCCTTTTTGGACATTTGTTACGAGGTAGTCTCAGCTTATGGAACCACTGGTCTATCTAGAGGGATTACGGGAGAACTGGGCAATCCGGGAAAACTTCTTCTTTGCTTCGTAATGTTTGTGGGAAGAGTCGGGGTCTTAACTGTATTGTTGGCCTTTGTTCCGAAGCGCAAACCTAGAAGATATTGGTATCCCGAAGAATACGTAGTGGTCGGTTAAAGGAAGATTCGTATGAAAAAGAAAAAGATCGCAGTGATCGGATTAGGCGATTTCGGGATCGAACTTGTGAAGAGGCTTCATGACGACGGTCAAGAAGTCACAGCAGTCGATCAAGATAAGAATAAGATAGATCGGATCCAAGAATACTGTACCTATTGTGTGGCAATCGATTCTACCGACGAATCCGAACTAAAGGAACATGGTTTGGATGAGATGGATTCTGTCGTGATCGCTATCGGAGATAATTTTGAAAATCTGATCATTACTGCAGACGTTTTGAAGAAGCTTGGAGTGGAGAATATTTATGCACGCTATCAATCCGATCTGAACAAAAGAGTACTGCAAATGTTAGGGATCGAGAATCTATTTAATCCGGAGGAAAAGGCAGCTCATTCCATGGCAGAGTTGCTCGCAGATAGCAGCGTAAAAGGAGTTACCTTGCTCGGAGAAGAGTATAGAATCTTAGAAGCTCTGGCTCCCAAGCATCTATGGGGAAAGACTGTTGCCGGAGCGCGAATAAGAGAGGACTGGGATCTGAATTTGATAACAGTCAAAAGACCGAAGAAATCCAGACGCAAAAACAATCCTACGGAAGATATACTAGGCATTCCTTCTCCTCATCTGGTATTTGCAGAAGGAGACGTTTTGGTCTTGTTCGGTAAGAATGAAAACCTCGAAAAGTTGGTGGGCAAACCTTGAATTTATTTCAAGGCACGATCCATTTAGAATGTTTTGCTTTAGAACTAGATCGACTTTGATATTTTTTATTAAAAACCATTTGTTTATGGAAAAATCTGATTATAATTCGGTCGAAAGATAGAGTTGGTCATGAGAATCCTCGTCCTCGTCCTACTGCTTAAATTGATTGCCTGTTCACCTCTGCAGGTAAAGTCCCAATTGGAAGTAGAGAAATCTAGGGCCTTGGTATTTTATGATAAGACGTATGCATTCTTACCGTTCGTAGGCGATGCACCTAAGACAGTGATCTTGGAGCACGCAGATCTCATCCGAGAAAAACTTTCCCAGAAAGGATACCAAGAGGTCGAATCGAATAAGGCTGATCTATTAATTTCTTATGATGTTCTAATTGTTCCTCGGGGAAGTTTGATCAATCCCAAAATCGCATTAGGAGCTTTCGGTGGATGGACTAGCCGAAGAGGCATGTTATACCATTCTTACGGGGGAGTTTCCGGTAGAGTAGGAACTTCTCCTACATTTGGCGGTTTAGGACTCTTTGGCGGATATTCAGCGCTTTCTAGAACGAGCGGGCAAACGCCTTATTACGAAAACTTCTACGATGTGATCTTTAAGATCGTGATCTATGATGGAAGGACTTATAGAGGAGTCCCTACAAGTGTATTATTAAAAGCGAATGTAGAAGGAGAAGGAAGATCCGGTCCTATGTTCGACGTGATCCCGTATCTGATCACAGGCTTCTTCAAATCGTTCCCGGAATTCGCAGGAGAAAAACCGGAAACGATCTCCGAAGAAGAAGTTTGGCACCGCAAATAGATCTTAGTATATGAAAAGATCTCCGAGTTCTAGATCAACCCATCGGATATTGGATCTTTTTAGAAACCTCATCTATTTTTTTCAAAATATCTTCCGTTAAGATTAGATCTGTGGCTTTTAAGCTCTCTTCTAATTGTTCCACAGTATTCGCTCCTATAATCGTAGAAGCCACATAGTCATGCTGCTTGGACCAGGCGACTGCCATTGTAGTCACGCTCATCCCTGCCTCTGCAGCTATGCTCATCAGTTCTTTTGTGGATGCCAGAGTTCCTTCGTTTAAGAAGCGATTGGCCATTTTTCTCTGCCTTTCTGTAGGAAGTTTTGCGTAACGACTGAATCTCGCATTTTCAGGCGGACTGGGAACATTATATTTTCCTGTTAGAACTCCTCCTGCCAAAGGAGAATAAGGTAGAAGGCTGATTTGTTCCCTTCTACAAATATCAGAAAGAGCATCTTCGAATCTTCGATTCAAAATGCTGAAATTGTTCTGGATGGATTCGTATCTTGCCAGTCGATTCTCTTGAGATACAGCGAGACTTTTCATTGTTCCCCAAGCGGTTTCGTTACTTGAACCGATAAATCTTACTTTTCCTTCGTCTATGAGTTCTGTAAGAGCTTCTAATGTTTCTTCGAAACCGAAATCATGATCGGGCCAATGCGTTTGGTATAAGTCTACATAGTCGGTGCCGAGTCGTTTCAGACTTCCTTCGATAGCAACTCTGATATTCCTGCGATCTAATGCAGTCTTTCCTGCTCTCACAGGAGGAGAAAACCAAGTGCTTCCGGAGCCGCAAACCTTTGTGGCGATGATGATAGAATCTCTCTTTTTTGTTTTAAGCCAATTTCCGAAGATCCTTTCCGTCTCGTGCACGTACTTTGCTTCGGGAGGAACCGGATAAATTTCTGCAGTATCGAAGAAGTCTATGTCAGCGTCATAAGCGCGATCCAAGATTTTGTGTGCCTCTTTTTCATCGCAGGTGGAACCGAATGTCATGGTTCCCATGCAAATTTCCGAAACGGATAAAGCGGTTTTGCCAATTCTTCTTTTTTTCATGCAGGAACTCCTGAATAGGATGGATGATCTTTCCTATCAAAGTACAGGAAGAAGCTCCCAGGGCAAGATAGATTTCCTGAGAGCTGAGCGAATAGAATTTCAAAAGTATAAGTTATTTTCCTTGGGCCCAGGATTCTTTTCTAGGATCCGCGCCTCCATACAAGACTCCAGTCTTAGGATCTCTTAGAGAAATACAAGGAGCTCCAAAGTCATACTCCCATTTTTCTCTTTCAACTACTTCGTAGCCTAGTTGTTCTAAAGACTTTCCTTGTTGCTTATAAATTTCCTCTTCTAATTCTATTCTGCCCGGATAATATTTATGAGGAGAGAAAGAATCCGGCCAATTCAAAGATCGAAAGCGAGGAGAATTCACTGCCTCTTGAGGATCCATACCGAAGACCACAAGATTCAGGAATACTTGGACAACTGCCTGGGTCTGCATGTCTCCTCCTGGAGTTCCAAAGGCCATCCAGAATTTTCCGTCCTTAAAAACCATGGACGCGTTAGGCGTAATTGTTGGTCTTTTTCCAGGCACTAAAGCGGAAGGATGATTTGGATCTAATCTGAATTGGGTCATTCGAATCCCAAGAGTGATGTCTCCTTCGATCATTGGGGATTGAGGAAAATCACTCGGAGTCAAAGAGAGCGAATTTCCTTGTGAGTCTATGATACTCAGATATGTCGTATCCCTTCCCACTTTTCCACTATCAGTCTTCTCCCAAAAAGAAGGGCTATATTTGAAATTTGATCCTTCATTTAAGGCGACTGTATCAACCTCTTTCGAAATAGAAGCGGCTCTCTTCTCATTCTTGGGACTTTCAAAGAAGAAAGGATCTCCAAATGGAGGAAGTTTTCCGAATGCCTTTTGTTGTAGGAGCTTTCTTCTTTCTTGTGCATAATTTTTACTTAATAGACCCTTTTCCGGAACGGCTACGTAAGCTGGATCGCCGAAGTATTTTTCTCGATCTGCCATTACGAGTTCTATCGCTTGGATTACTGTATGGATATACTCTTTAGAATTATGGCCCATGGATTTTAGATCCACGCCTTCTAATATTTGCAGTACCATCGGAACCACGGCTCCTTGGTTCCAAGTACGATTTGCAAAGATAGTATATGGACCGAAATTACCAGTCAGAGGTTCTTCCCAATCTCCCATATATCTTTCTAGATCTGATTTTACGATCGTGCCATCATGTAGTTCGTGGGCCTTTGCGATCTTATCTGCGATCGGTCCCTTATAAAAATAATTTCGAACGGCTTCCAGAGCAGTATTGCGATCTTTTCCCTTAGAAAGAGCTTCGGTTTCTTGATTGGCCAATTCTTTTAATGTGGCGGCTAACGCTGGCCTTTTAAATCTTTCTCCATGGTAGAGAGGCTTCCACCATTTTCCTTCTAAGTAGACTTCTGCGTTATACGGGAGTAGGAATCGAAAACCCAATCTCTTGAAAATATTCATGTTTAGATTTCGCATTAGGATTCTATGAACTGGGAATCCCTCTTCTGCGATCTGTATAGCAGGTTTGCTAATCTCAGAAAAAGATTTCGTTCCATACTTCTTCAGCATCGCCAGCAGTACATCGGGAGAAGCTGGAACAAGTTGAGAGGAATACTTTAACATCGGAACAGTATCATGTCCTCTCTCTTTGAAATACTGGATTGTGGCTTTTGAGGGAGCCGTTCCCACTCCGATATAACTACTTACTTTCTTGCTCGTTTGGTCGTAGTACAATAAGGGAGCCACTCCGGGAAAGGAAGCTTCCTCTCCTTGAGTTACATTCAATACGAGCAAGGCAGCCATTCCTGCGTCGGCAGCGTTTCCTCCCGATTCGAGTATCTCCAGAGCTGCTTTGGTCGCGAGAGGATGTCCGCTTGCTACCATGAGCTTTTGTCCTTTTGCAACAGGGCGATCCGTATGATGAGGATCGTCGAAGGTCATAATGTCAGTCGGACGAGAAGATATATAGTAAAGCGAGACTAGTAGAAGGACGAGTGAAACAGTTCCGACTAAAAAGTAATTTAGGATTTTCTTTTTCATAATCCTCTCCTTTGGGAGGCTCTTTCTATTTTAAAATATCCTAGGAGCAAGATCTTTTTCCGGAAGGGCAAAACTAATTCGCAAGAGACTTGCCGAAACTTTTGCTTTCTTGAAAAGTCAAACTATGTAAGGGGTCCTCTTTAGGACTTTTTATATAGAGATACAGGGGATCAACTTGAGCAGACGCCTTCCTTTCCATTACAGTTGGATTGTACTAATCGTAACCTTCTTCACGTTAATCGTCGCCGCAGGGGTTCGCTCCATGCCGGGCATTCTCATCCTACCTTTAGAAAAGGAATTCGGTTGGGATCGATCTGCAATTTCATTTGCAGTTTCCGTAAACTTATTGCTCTACGGATTGGTTGGTCCATTCGCAGCGGGACTCATGAATCGTTTCGGATTAAAGAAGATCATGATTGTAGGGCTTACTCTTCTGATTTCCGGAATCCTGCTAACAACGATTATGCGAACAAATTGGCAGCTAGTCGTTCTCTGGGGAATCATGGTCGGGTTCGGTTCTGGAATGGCAGCTCTGGTTCTGGGAGCCACTGTGGTGAATCGCTGGTTCGTAACTCATAGAGGACTTCTTATGGGGATCTTGACAGCGAGCACTGCTACAGGACAGATCATTTTTCTTCCATTGCTTGCCTCATTAACGGAGAAGGAAGGCTGGAGAAACGCAG
Above is a window of Leptospira semungkisensis DNA encoding:
- a CDS encoding TrkH family potassium uptake protein, yielding MSFSDKNESWVSWISKWGEISLFFDSYIRPVLRIIFGLLGVLSLFILIFLYGFYYSPDLIHPLRLLTVFIVWSLVLYELLSFIFTLQSYGSYIRQHKVEVSIIAIVILQFLFEDRIESWISSSQRRTEEVVLLFLSISQITLAFGGFAHFLRKARLSLGKVSPSFVMTGSFALLILLGTAALCLPRAEARPIHLVDLFFTAVSAVCVTGLSTIDVAKDLTGTGQVILLVLVQLGGLGLMTLTVFFALVLEGQVSVTEKLIVKDLFSQETIGRAGSILKQVAYQTFAIEGIGSILLYLSIPKEAGIPEKDLFFYSVFHSITAFCNAGFALFPKGLAEPYFRESYLFLSGIMILIVFGGLGFPTVNQILRKSRFWEKSRYRFSLGSKLILITTVFLIVFGWISYWVLERKFSLNGLSWLDASFHSLFYSITTRTAGFNTLDMQSMGVPMVFVSLFLMWVGASPNSTGGGIKTSTLALSALQFYQFFTGKERVDVFGRTVADSSLSRASVAIILSLFIIFFGILFLVCFEKPLSFLDICYEVVSAYGTTGLSRGITGELGNPGKLLLCFVMFVGRVGVLTVLLAFVPKRKPRRYWYPEEYVVVG
- a CDS encoding potassium channel family protein — translated: MKKKKIAVIGLGDFGIELVKRLHDDGQEVTAVDQDKNKIDRIQEYCTYCVAIDSTDESELKEHGLDEMDSVVIAIGDNFENLIITADVLKKLGVENIYARYQSDLNKRVLQMLGIENLFNPEEKAAHSMAELLADSSVKGVTLLGEEYRILEALAPKHLWGKTVAGARIREDWDLNLITVKRPKKSRRKNNPTEDILGIPSPHLVFAEGDVLVLFGKNENLEKLVGKP
- a CDS encoding DUF4136 domain-containing protein, which codes for MRILVLVLLLKLIACSPLQVKSQLEVEKSRALVFYDKTYAFLPFVGDAPKTVILEHADLIREKLSQKGYQEVESNKADLLISYDVLIVPRGSLINPKIALGAFGGWTSRRGMLYHSYGGVSGRVGTSPTFGGLGLFGGYSALSRTSGQTPYYENFYDVIFKIVIYDGRTYRGVPTSVLLKANVEGEGRSGPMFDVIPYLITGFFKSFPEFAGEKPETISEEEVWHRK
- a CDS encoding aldo/keto reductase; its protein translation is MKKRRIGKTALSVSEICMGTMTFGSTCDEKEAHKILDRAYDADIDFFDTAEIYPVPPEAKYVHETERIFGNWLKTKKRDSIIIATKVCGSGSTWFSPPVRAGKTALDRRNIRVAIEGSLKRLGTDYVDLYQTHWPDHDFGFEETLEALTELIDEGKVRFIGSSNETAWGTMKSLAVSQENRLARYESIQNNFSILNRRFEDALSDICRREQISLLPYSPLAGGVLTGKYNVPSPPENARFSRYAKLPTERQRKMANRFLNEGTLASTKELMSIAAEAGMSVTTMAVAWSKQHDYVASTIIGANTVEQLEESLKATDLILTEDILKKIDEVSKKIQYPMG
- a CDS encoding gamma-glutamyltransferase family protein: MKKKILNYFLVGTVSLVLLLVSLYYISSRPTDIMTFDDPHHTDRPVAKGQKLMVASGHPLATKAALEILESGGNAADAGMAALLVLNVTQGEEASFPGVAPLLYYDQTSKKVSSYIGVGTAPSKATIQYFKERGHDTVPMLKYSSQLVPASPDVLLAMLKKYGTKSFSEISKPAIQIAEEGFPVHRILMRNLNMNIFKRLGFRFLLPYNAEVYLEGKWWKPLYHGERFKRPALAATLKELANQETEALSKGKDRNTALEAVRNYFYKGPIADKIAKAHELHDGTIVKSDLERYMGDWEEPLTGNFGPYTIFANRTWNQGAVVPMVLQILEGVDLKSMGHNSKEYIHTVIQAIELVMADREKYFGDPAYVAVPEKGLLSKNYAQERRKLLQQKAFGKLPPFGDPFFFESPKNEKRAASISKEVDTVALNEGSNFKYSPSFWEKTDSGKVGRDTTYLSIIDSQGNSLSLTPSDFPQSPMIEGDITLGIRMTQFRLDPNHPSALVPGKRPTITPNASMVFKDGKFWMAFGTPGGDMQTQAVVQVFLNLVVFGMDPQEAVNSPRFRSLNWPDSFSPHKYYPGRIELEEEIYKQQGKSLEQLGYEVVEREKWEYDFGAPCISLRDPKTGVLYGGADPRKESWAQGK